The window CGCCAGTCAGTTTTGCCCCGAACGACACCCAGCCACAAGGCGCGGACATTTTCTCTGAACTGCTGACCAACACCATCGAACTGGCTTCCCACCCGCGCCTGACAGTGGCCAAGGCCGCGGCCGATCTAGCGGCCGGGTTAGAACAAATCACGGCCCTGGCTGAGTCATTTGGCGCCGATCTGATTGCCGCCGGCACCCACCCGTTCGCCCAGGCTGCCCTCCAGCCCATCACCGATTCGCCGCGTTACCAGCGGCTAATTGACCAAACTGCCTGGTGGGGCCACCAGCAGATGATCTGCGGTCTGCACACTCACGTTGGGATCGACAACCGAGCCAAGGTCATGCCGATCCTGCACGCCCTGAGCTACTACATGGGACACCTGCAGGCCCTTTCGGCCGCCTCGCCGTGGTGGGGCGGGGTCGACACGGGCTACGCCTCAAACCGGGCCATGGTCTTTCAGCAGCTACCGACCTCCGGCCTGCCCTTGCCGTTCGACGATTGGTCCGAGTGGGAGGCCTACGCCGAAAGCCTGCAACGAGCCAAAATAGTCGAGCAAGTCAACGAAATCCGCTGGGACATCCGGCCGGCCCCCGGTTTTGGCACCATCGAGGTTAGGGTCTGTGATTCGGTGCCAAGCCTGCTTG of the Micrococcales bacterium genome contains:
- a CDS encoding glutamate--cysteine ligase, whose protein sequence is MTIDFAASPRSSVGIEWEFLTIDHTSGGPAPVATQMLDQLRADQGKPRVPHHSPVSFAPNDTQPQGADIFSELLTNTIELASHPRLTVAKAAADLAAGLEQITALAESFGADLIAAGTHPFAQAALQPITDSPRYQRLIDQTAWWGHQQMICGLHTHVGIDNRAKVMPILHALSYYMGHLQALSAASPWWGGVDTGYASNRAMVFQQLPTSGLPLPFDDWSEWEAYAESLQRAKIVEQVNEIRWDIRPAPGFGTIEVRVCDSVPSLLEVEALSALTQCLVEDASQALDQGQSQPGLPHWYVKENKFRAARFGLDASVIINQAGEQRPVRDDVADLVDRLQPVAAHLGCLDQLNAIHQILEQGASCQRQQLAAAAKGGDLKAATVHLVDELHAAQPLPPH